From the genome of Spinacia oleracea cultivar Varoflay chromosome 2, BTI_SOV_V1, whole genome shotgun sequence, one region includes:
- the LOC130467219 gene encoding protein FAR1-RELATED SEQUENCE 6-like, with protein MKTDSHISRKDVNIDLNEVLYDMAELRLRGETSNQAVHDNALENQFNDDNVTTNFNIDLNECVEETIELSSSDVVEKGEELRTYDVVEEAEVDEEAIELSSNDVVEQGEEAQEDEVAQEDEEAQEDEEPSVNHVDKIPTVGMSFTSGNEFADYCHKYAYNKGFEFSVRSSSLIHEYREEGVNKKGVGDKEPMYHMMRRIRFICNKGAPKRGERTKVTGCKVFVDARLENDMMVIKHCDLSHNHDLYPDHTRLMANYRCIDEQSFQKMVLNDAAGISLNKSFNSLVIGSGGHANVSYNHRDLRNAVNLERRRTIFGGDAAAVEAHFKKMHEFNKDFYSAIQTDKEGKLLNVFWADARCRAQYKDFGDIITFDTTFLCNRYKMPFAPFIGCNHHGSSIVLGAALITYEDAESFVWVFEQWLQCMGKPPMGIITDQCKAIGKAVQTAFPGVPHRLCVWHIMQNASRNLGKYSSWKEIDKDFQVVVHDTLTIEEFDDAWKSMVTKFGLQNDKWINETYRIRASWAPGYWRSSFWAGMSSSQRSEGMNRFFKTYVGLNTCLIQFMKQFEAALRGKVEEEKKLHLDSQNKPYTYNNTLIAEVVFCKAYTNTKFKEVRGEVMGLTHTNIVSTGRDGTKILYDAVEKIPIPVHKAKQKTFQVTIDKEMGEFTCSCMLFEFRGILCRHIIRAIHCEDVNSIPDKYILTRWRKNVVRDYESIKVEYYDPNDSTQVKNSREVAKRNNYISTLALHNSETLSIFMEATEKMRESLEDTIGIKRTDGDDFMDWWDPSSKRVFGRRRIRPKENNKQHLERSAVPVEGASKDPIDQRGKGRAQEKRKKHPAEKKTRKRRKNVVHDTDEDMDEENDEALPNGEQGHVDAGRSAGVTDSYYGGYQYYGGNFINPGYNPNFFAPSSSNYRPNIYLNQQPLGRGYPNFSVRNPQQLSQSYMSQGSNQYSAMRPGF; from the exons ATGAAGACTGATTCCCACATTTCACGCAAAGATGTGAATATAGACCTAAATGAAGTGTTATATGATATGGCAGAGCTTCGTTTGCGTGGAGAGACATCAAACCAAGCCGTGCATGATAACGCACTGGAGAATCAGTTTAATGATGACAATGTaactacaaatttcaatatagaCCTAAATGAATGTGTGGAGGAGACCATTGAGTTGTCTTCAAGTGATGTGGTAGAAAAGGGCGAGGAGCTTCGTACATATGATGTTGTGGAGGAGGCTGAGGTGGACGAGGAGGCCATTGAGTTGTCTTCAAATGATGTGGTGGAACAGGGCGAGGAGGCTCAGGAGGATGAGGTAGCTCAGGAGGATGAGGAGGCTCAGGAGGATGAGGAGCCATCCGTAAACCATGTTGATAAAATCCCAACTGTGGGGATGTCCTTTACTTCGGGCAATGAATTTGCTGATTACTGCCATAAGTATGCGTATAATAAAGGTTTTGAGTTCTCTGTGAGATCAAGTTCATTAATACATGAGTACCGTGAAGAAGGAGTTAACAAAAAGGGGGTAGGGGATAAAGAGCCCATGTATCATATGATGAGAAGGATTCGATTTATTTGTAACAAAGGAGCCCCGAAAAGGGGGGAAAGAACTAAAGTTACGGGGTGTAAGGTGTTTGTAGATGCGCGGCTAGAGAATGACATGATGGTAATCAAGCATTGTGATTTGTCTCACAATCATGATCTTTATCCGGATCACACCCGGCTAATGGCGAACTATCGATGTATTGATGAACAATCTTTTCAAAAGATGGTTCTGAATGATGCAGCTGGGATATCTTTGAATAAGAGCTTTAACTCGCTTGTGATTGGGAGTGGAGGACATGCAAATGTATCATACAATCACCGCGACCTGAGAAATGCAGTGAACTTGGAACGTAGGCGTACCATTTTTGGAGGTGATGCAGCTGCTGTTGAAGCACACTTTAAGAAAATGCATGAATTCAATAAAGACTTCTACAGTGCAATCCAAACGGATAAAGAAGGGAAGCTCTTGAACGTTTTCTGGGCTGATGCAAGGTGCAGGGCACAATACAAAGATTTTGGAGATATTATCACATTTGATACAACTTTCCTATGCAACAG GTACAAAATGCCTTTTGCTCCTTTTATTGGTTGCAATCATCACGGCTCATCAATCGTCCTTGGTGCTGCCCTAATAACCTACGAGGATGCAGAATCATTTGTTTGGGTATTCGAACAATGGCTGCAGTGTATGGGAAAACCCCCAATGGGCATCATCACCGATCAGTGTAAGGCTATTGGAAAGGCAGTCCAGACTGCATTTCCTGGTGTGCCGCATAGGTTATGTGTTTGGCATATTATGCAGAATGCAAGCAGAAACTTGGGCAAATATTCGAGCTGGAAAGAAATAGATAAAGATTTTCAAGTAGTCGTGCACGACACACTGACCATCGAAGAATTTGATGATGCATGGAAATCCATGGTTACGAAATTTGGGTTACAGAACGACAAATGGATAAATGAAACTTATCGTATTCGGGCCAGTTGGGCCCCTGGTTATTGGCGGAGCTCATTTTGGGCTGGAATGTCATCGTCACAAAGGAGTGAAGGAATGAACCGCTTTTTCAAAACATATGTAGGCTTAAACACGTGTTTGATACAATTCATGAAGCAATTTGAGGCAGCTCTTAGAGGAAAAGTGGAAGAGGAAAAGAAGTTACATCTCGActcacaaaataaaccatatACTTATAACAACACCCTAATTGCGGAGGTAGTGTTCTGCAAGGCATACACCAATACAAAGTTTAAAGAGGTGAGGGGTGAGGTGATGGGTCTGACGCACACAAATATTGTGAGTACTGGCCGTGACGGCACAAAAATCTTATATGATGCGGTGGAGAAGATCCCAATCCCCGTACATAAAGCAAAGCAGAAGACTTTTCAGGTTACCATTGACAAAGAAATGGGTGAGTTTACTTGCTCATGTATGCTTTTTGAGTTTCGGGGAATTTTGTGCAGGCACATCATTCGTGCGATTCATTGTGAGGATGTCAACTCTATACCTGATAAGTACATTTTGACTAGATGGAGGAAAAACGTAGTTAGGGATTACGAGAGTATCAAGGTTGAGTATTATGACCCAAATGACTCAACCCAAGTGAAAAACAGTAGGGAGGTAGCAAAACGGAACAACTACATTTCTACGTTGGCACTGCACAATAGTGAGACACTCTCGATTTTTATGGAAGCCACTGAAAAAATGCGTGAGAGTCTCGAAGATACAATTGGTATTAAGAGGACtgatggtgatgattttatggACTGGTGGGACCCTTCGAGTAAGAGGGTGTTTGGCCGCCGTAGGATAAGGCCAAAGGAAAACAATAAACAACACCTCGAACGCTCCGCAGTGCCAGTTGAAGGGGCCAGTAAAGATCCGATAGACCAAAGAGGCAAAGGTAGGGCTCAAGAGAAAAGGAAAAAGCACCCAGCTGagaaaaaaacaaggaaaagGCGAAAAAATGTTGTGCACGACACAGACGAGGATATGGACGAG GAGAATGATGAGGCATTGCCAAATGGAGAACAAGGCCATGTTGATGCTGGTAGAAGTGCTGGTGTAACTGATTCTTACTACGGTGGATATCAATATTACGGCGGAAATTTTATCAATCCGGGATACAATCCTAACTTTTTCGCACCCAGCAGCAGTAATTATCGTCCGAATATATATCTGAACCAGCAACCACTTGGAAGAGGTTATCCCAACTTCAGCGTGAGGAATCCGCAACAGCTTTCACAGTCATACATGTCGCAAGGATCAAACCAATATTCAGCTATGCGTCCAGGCTTTTGA